From the genome of Sinanaerobacter sp. ZZT-01:
CGGTTTAATTGCGGAGCCTGGTTGACGGGTTGCGGTGGTACGATTGAAGAGTAATCTTCCCTCAATACTTCGTCCGCCTACCATTGCTTTGATACCGCCTGTTTTATTATCCATTATGACCATTGCTGATTGTGGCTGCATTATTTTTTGTCTTAATGAAAAATGGTCGCTGCTTATCGTCAAATTCCCATTTTCGTCCAACTGGAAAAATTGTGGACGCTCTTTCAAGAATTTTGCTGATATGGTAAGATTCCCGTCTGCGTCTCTACTTTTATATTCCGCAGGAACTTGAATGATTCCGCCTTCAATACTATAAAAGATATTATCCTCAACCGTATATAGATTATTTTTAAATTCAATATTGTAGTCAACGACATTGTGTACCTGTGTTTTAATAAATTTTAAATTGTTTCCTTTTAACAGAGTCAAACTCCCGTCTGAATTTTTCTGATATTCACCCGACTTTATGGTAAAGCTGTTATCGCGGTTAAAGTACGCAGATTTGCTGTATAAGAGAATTCGATTTTTCTTATCACGTACGTTTCCGGATTTATCTTTATTTAAGGATACCACCTTTGGAAAGTTTGAGGCACTTGCAAATTCTGTTTCAGCAATTTTCTGCATGTTAACATTCATCGTCGTATAAATGCGCAGTCCGCCGTTGTAAAGCAGATTTCGGGCATCGGCTTCCTTCATTCCATTTTTATCAATCAAGTCTTTAAGAACTTGCTTGATGGTATAATCAGCAAAATAAGAGGATATATCATTTGTATTATCCTGTGCTGGATTAATCGAAGCTCGAATGTCATAGTCAATGGCTTCCTTATACTGGTTTTGTGTTATTTTGCCTTGCTCTTTCATGAACTTGAGTACGAGTTGTTGCCTTGGAATAAAAGAATCGTTATACCAAACGGTGTATTCTTCTCCACGGCGTAAAATATCCAGACCTTCGGTATCCAAGACTTCATTTTTTTCCTGTTTGACAGGGGCATAGGCATTTGGGAGTTGCGGAAGTGTTGCTAATAGTGTGCATTCCGGAAGAGTCAGGTCTTCTACATCTTTAGAAAAATATGCTTGCGATGCAGCCTGCACCCCGTTTGCGTGGCTTCCTAAGAATATTGTGTTTAAGTACGCTTCAATAATTTGTTCTTTGGTCAATTTACGCTCCAAACAAACCGTATAATAAGCTTCCTTAATTTTACGTGTCATAGAACGTTTTGATTTACTTTCTGCGAGATATAAATTACGAGCTAATTGCTGTGTAATCGTACTGGTACCACCAATCTTTTCTCCCTGTGTTATGCTCTCAAAAATAGCACCAAAGATACGGATAAAGTTAAATCCATGATGCTTCCAAAAAGTTTTATCCTCTATTGATACAAAGGCATTAACAAGATCAGGCGGAAGCTGATTATAGGATACGTTGGTACGAAGACCTTTCCCTTGATTTAAGCTATCTACAATTTCTCCTTCGTCATCATAAAGGACGGAATTCTCAGATAAAAGAGCATAGATATTATCCGGGTCAATCGGTGGAGCCGTTACAATGATGGAAACGACGATAGCAGCGATAATAATGCAGAACGCCAGTCCTGCGGAAATGAGAAATTTAAACAGCTGCTTCGTGTTAATTCGATATTTTTTCTTTTTCTTTTTTGAGTCACCCATTGTTGTCCTCATGTTACTTTCCGAATCTTGCATTTCATCATTTCGTTCCAGAATTTTTGCGTTTATTAATAAAGAGATAAGAAAGCATTTTACACGCATGAAAAAACCTTGTTTTCCCTGATCGGAGGAATTTTCAGAGTGCTGTAACGAAGAAATAGGCGTTTGCAAGTTCCTTTTTTCTTGAGTTGATTTTGAAAATGGTTTTACAATTTTATTCGAAGCTGCGCTTTTTTGATCTCCGTGAAGGCGCTGCATTCGGCTAGGCCTCGTTGTTTCTGATTCGAGTTTTGCCATGTTTTTCCGAAATAATTCATCGGAATCATTTGTTTTTCTGTAGTTTCGATCGAAATCGTTGCTGATTTTATCAAAACGATCTTCAATTTTTTCACTGTGTGATTCGCTTGAATTTATGTTGTGATGCTCCGCTTTTTTATCAGCGGCGGGTACTTCTTCAAATTGACGGAGAAAATCATCAATTTCTCGCTTTGAATCGTCTTTATTTTTAAAGTCATCGCCCAAAAGGATCACCAACCTTTCTTGTCAGATTTATATTTTCTTGTCATTGCTGCCTTTCCTTTTTGAATTAACTAGCAGTGATGATGTGCGCATACTACACAAGTAATTCTAATTTACCAGCATATAGTATAGCACACTATACAATTATTTGACAGCAAAAGGACGGAAAATGTTCCGAAACGAAAGAAGAATTCACATTGCAATAGATTTGATTGACGTAGTATAATCATTTCAACAGAGAAGAATAAGGAAGGAAAAAGAGTAAATATGTATGATAGTATAGATGTAGCTAGAGCTGCCGTTAAGCTGGCAGTTACATCGACTCGAAGTGCTGAAGAACAGATGATTTTACGGTTGAAGGAAAGAGATATATTCGGTGCGGCAGTTGATGTTGGTGGTGACGTGGTCAATTCCATTCATATTATTATTGAACGGGCGATTTTAGCCTCCAGAAAAAACAGTGTAACAAAGGAATGTCACGTGGAGGATGGAGCAATTGCGGGAGCGACCAGAGAAGCGTTGACACAAATCATTGCAAAAGCTACGGGACTAAATGGAGGCGGAAAGATCGCTATTTGCCGCCACAAAGAACATCTAAGCGTTTGTGTGTTTATGAGTATTGGATTGCTGCATTTAAATGAAGTTGTGATTGGTCTGGGGCATCGTTCTTTGCCTGGCAATTAATTGACAATTATTAACATAAATTGTAAAATGACATTGGGGAATACAACATGAGAGTAGTTTTCGATGAAAGGGAGTTTAATCTTGAGAAGACTATTTGCTTTTTTGTTTTTTTCCTTTGCAGCAGGGGTCTTGGAAAACATTGTGATTTCAGAAGCCAGGACAGCCTTTTTTTTACAGGTCGTGAGCGGTATTTTTATTGCTTGCTTTTGTTTCTTAGAAAAAAATAATAGAAGAGAGTCTGTGATAAGGGCAGGCTTTTTTTTATTTGTATTTTTTATTGGCATTCAGTATCCCTCCTTTTTTCAGCTGCATTCAGCTTTAGATAAATACGCCGGAGAGGTGATTGTATTAAAAGGCATGGTATGCTCGGTAAGTGAAAAGGAAAATAGCATGCGTATCTTATTGAAGAGTAATGCAGTTTCAGCAAATGCATATGAGGGTGACTGGAAGTGCGTTTCCGCGCGCGTGTTATTAACAATAAGGAAACAGGATGGGCTAGATGAAAAATGTCTATATGGAGAAGAAATTTGTGTAAAAGGAATATTAGAGAAGCCACAGCAAGGGAAAAACCCCGGAATGTTTGATTATGCAGAATATCTGAAAAGCAAAAAAATTGACTGGGTTATGTCTGTGGGTTATGGGCATTTTGAAATGAAACAGAATAAAACGAATAAAGTAGTATGGTTGGCTGCCCAATTTAAAGAAAAGGGAATCAAAAGCTTGCAGCAAGTTTTGACTGAGGAAAAGTGCGGACTTCTCGTTGCAATGCTTTTTGGGGATAAAAACTATATGGAGGAAGAGTTATATGAGTCCTTCCAAAAAAATGGAACTGCGCATATTTTGGCGGTTTCCGGTATACATGTTCACTTACTATACCTGTACATCAGCCGTTTTTTACAAAGAGAAGCGAAATTACAAAGAAGCCTGCTGATACTGCTTTTCTTGTTTTTGTATGCGACGCTCGCAGAATTTTCACCATCTGTGGTACGAGCCTCTCTTATGATAGGAATTCATATCTTAGCTTCTCTTTTGATGCAGAGATATGACTTCTTCAGTGCAATCTGTTTTAGTTGTTTTCTTCAGATCCTATATAATCCATATGTAATATGTAATGTTGGGTTTCAATTATCGTATCTGGCTGTCTATTCTTTAGCAGTTGTATTGCCTTGGGTTGACAGCCGCATTGACCGATTAATCCTCAAGACAGGAAATGAATGGATTGGGAATGTAGGAAGATTTTTCTCTCCTTTACTTGTATTACAGATTATGATGGGGCCGATGGTTGCATTTTATTTTAATACCTTTTCATTTTCCGCTTTTTTCTTAAATATACCCATTTTATTTTTTGCCGGAATGCTCATTCCGATTGGGATGAGTCTGCTTTTTCTTTGCTGGCTGCCCTATTCGGGTGGGTTCCTTTTTGGGATTGCGGCAAAATCTGCTGATTTGCTGCTGGAAGCAATGTTGTTTTTAAATGAACTGTTTACAAGATGGGGCAACGGGTATTTTTGGGTTGTGAGTCCGCCCTACGGTGTTTTAATTTTATTTTATGGGATACTTTTTTTCTTTTGTACTGAAATGCACTGTATTCTGTACAGAAGAAAAAAGGTACAGCGGATTTATATTATTTTTACAGTAATTATGTTATGTGCTTGTGTTTTACCGTATGTTTTAGGAATTGCTGATGTGCCTCATCCTTTTTCAAGGAGACTGCATCAATTGACTTTTGTTGATGTAGGGCAGGGAGACTGCCTTCACATAAGGACACCAAACGGAAAAAATATTTTGATTGATGGCGGGGGCAGTGCCAGTTTTGATACAGGAAAAAAGATCCTTTTACCTTACTTATTAAAAAATGGAGTAGACCACATTGATCTTGCAGTCGTAACGCACCTTCACACAGATCATTTCAAAGGAATTCAGGGGCTTTCTATTTTTATGCCCATTACTTACTTAGCTACTTATGAAGGCAACCAAATTCGGGAAGAGGAATTTTCTTTGGGGGCAGAGTATGCAGGAAAAGAAGGAAGAATGAATGAACTTACGAAGCGGCAAAAAATTCAGAAGACAGAGACTCTTTATCTGAAAAAAGGAGATCAGATTAAACTGGACGAAGGAATCTGGCTTGATGTTTTGGCGCCAAGAGAGATGTCTTTAAAGGAATATGAAAACCTGTTCGATGCGGAAGATGAAAATGCAACTAGTTTAATCATTAAAGTGTCATATTTGAATTGTACAGTCTTGATGACTGGTGATTTAGGATTTGAAGGAGAACAGAGCTTGATGAATTCGGTTGAAAATTTTAAGAAACTGCACTGTGATGTGTTAAAGGTTGGACATCATGGAAGCGCATATTCTACCTCTGAGGAATTTATAAATGCAGTTTCGCCTAGTCTTGCTGTGATCCAAGTCGGAAAAAATAATTTTGGTCATCCAGCTTCACGCGTGATTGAATTATTTCAGAAATACGATATAATGTTAGCTAGAAATGATTTAGACGGTGCGGTTTTTCTGGATAATCTCTCATCTAAAACCATAAAAATAGAAAAATTTTGCAAATAGGTGCAGAAAGCAGGAAAGAGGAAAGGAAGATTTATGGCATATCAACGAAAACAGCCGACAGTTCACGCCTACCAAAAAGTACAGAAAGAAATGAAAGACGGCAAGCTGAAACAGGTGTTGTTTTTTTATGGAAGAGAAACTTATCTTTCCAATTGGGCAACAGAGGCATTGATTAGCAAATATATCAGCCCTGTTTCAAAAGAGTTGGATGTCTCTCAGTTTGATGGAACGCTTGTCAACGTAAGGGACCTGATTAACACGTGCGAAACACTGCCGCTCTTTTCTGAGAAGAAACTTGTTATCGTTAAAGATTTCGTACCCCTCTCCGGAATAAAAAGAAAAGGCTTTACTGAAGAAGATGAGAAAAAGCTGATAGAGTATATTAAAGATTTACCGAAAACGACAATGCTTGTTTTTATGGCTGATACGGCGGATAAGAGAAGAAAACTTTATAAAGGTGTGGCTGAGGCAGGAGCGGCGTATGAATTTAGTCCATTAGAAGAAAAGCAGCTTGTTGCATTTATCCAAAAACGTTTAAAGAGTGCAGAGCGGATTGCCAAACCGGCTGCTATCACACAATTTATTTCTTATACCGGATATTATGATAAAGAA
Proteins encoded in this window:
- a CDS encoding HutP family protein, giving the protein MYDSIDVARAAVKLAVTSTRSAEEQMILRLKERDIFGAAVDVGGDVVNSIHIIIERAILASRKNSVTKECHVEDGAIAGATREALTQIIAKATGLNGGGKIAICRHKEHLSVCVFMSIGLLHLNEVVIGLGHRSLPGN
- a CDS encoding DNA internalization-related competence protein ComEC/Rec2 is translated as MSGIFIACFCFLEKNNRRESVIRAGFFLFVFFIGIQYPSFFQLHSALDKYAGEVIVLKGMVCSVSEKENSMRILLKSNAVSANAYEGDWKCVSARVLLTIRKQDGLDEKCLYGEEICVKGILEKPQQGKNPGMFDYAEYLKSKKIDWVMSVGYGHFEMKQNKTNKVVWLAAQFKEKGIKSLQQVLTEEKCGLLVAMLFGDKNYMEEELYESFQKNGTAHILAVSGIHVHLLYLYISRFLQREAKLQRSLLILLFLFLYATLAEFSPSVVRASLMIGIHILASLLMQRYDFFSAICFSCFLQILYNPYVICNVGFQLSYLAVYSLAVVLPWVDSRIDRLILKTGNEWIGNVGRFFSPLLVLQIMMGPMVAFYFNTFSFSAFFLNIPILFFAGMLIPIGMSLLFLCWLPYSGGFLFGIAAKSADLLLEAMLFLNELFTRWGNGYFWVVSPPYGVLILFYGILFFFCTEMHCILYRRKKVQRIYIIFTVIMLCACVLPYVLGIADVPHPFSRRLHQLTFVDVGQGDCLHIRTPNGKNILIDGGGSASFDTGKKILLPYLLKNGVDHIDLAVVTHLHTDHFKGIQGLSIFMPITYLATYEGNQIREEEFSLGAEYAGKEGRMNELTKRQKIQKTETLYLKKGDQIKLDEGIWLDVLAPREMSLKEYENLFDAEDENATSLIIKVSYLNCTVLMTGDLGFEGEQSLMNSVENFKKLHCDVLKVGHHGSAYSTSEEFINAVSPSLAVIQVGKNNFGHPASRVIELFQKYDIMLARNDLDGAVFLDNLSSKTIKIEKFCK
- a CDS encoding PBP1A family penicillin-binding protein, whose translation is MGDDFKNKDDSKREIDDFLRQFEEVPAADKKAEHHNINSSESHSEKIEDRFDKISNDFDRNYRKTNDSDELFRKNMAKLESETTRPSRMQRLHGDQKSAASNKIVKPFSKSTQEKRNLQTPISSLQHSENSSDQGKQGFFMRVKCFLISLLINAKILERNDEMQDSESNMRTTMGDSKKKKKKYRINTKQLFKFLISAGLAFCIIIAAIVVSIIVTAPPIDPDNIYALLSENSVLYDDEGEIVDSLNQGKGLRTNVSYNQLPPDLVNAFVSIEDKTFWKHHGFNFIRIFGAIFESITQGEKIGGTSTITQQLARNLYLAESKSKRSMTRKIKEAYYTVCLERKLTKEQIIEAYLNTIFLGSHANGVQAASQAYFSKDVEDLTLPECTLLATLPQLPNAYAPVKQEKNEVLDTEGLDILRRGEEYTVWYNDSFIPRQQLVLKFMKEQGKITQNQYKEAIDYDIRASINPAQDNTNDISSYFADYTIKQVLKDLIDKNGMKEADARNLLYNGGLRIYTTMNVNMQKIAETEFASASNFPKVVSLNKDKSGNVRDKKNRILLYSKSAYFNRDNSFTIKSGEYQKNSDGSLTLLKGNNLKFIKTQVHNVVDYNIEFKNNLYTVEDNIFYSIEGGIIQVPAEYKSRDADGNLTISAKFLKERPQFFQLDENGNLTISSDHFSLRQKIMQPQSAMVIMDNKTGGIKAMVGGRSIEGRLLFNRTTATRQPGSAIKPMAVYAPALQSAVDGQTHWTAGSVIDDAPLYLQGKLWPKNWYNSYRGLHTLRESVEQSVNVNAVKVWMDIGEKRSLNFLKKLGVTSVVESGSVNDMNAAALALGGMSDGISPLQMCAAYSTFANQGVYNEPTCYTKVTNKKGEIILENKASTEQAMDRGVAFIMTDILRTTVTNGIAKRAAISNQPVAGKTGTTTDNYDAWFVGFTPQYSASVWIGNDVNIKLSQGSASATRLWGKIMQQVHANIPTGTFPTADDVIKKAIDTKSGKLPSEYSSMDPRGTVKNEYFVSGTEPTEIDDVHVPITVCSSSGLLATPWCPNPVHKVAIKRPGGNVSGVADAIYDVPSAYCHLHNLDTSKYPISNNATVDPDFVPPGSSEDGENDTDGSTDGSTGGSNEDNNQTNTTPLPPVVTNTPSNPSKQPDWLN
- the holA gene encoding DNA polymerase III subunit delta, with product MAYQRKQPTVHAYQKVQKEMKDGKLKQVLFFYGRETYLSNWATEALISKYISPVSKELDVSQFDGTLVNVRDLINTCETLPLFSEKKLVIVKDFVPLSGIKRKGFTEEDEKKLIEYIKDLPKTTMLVFMADTADKRRKLYKGVAEAGAAYEFSPLEEKQLVAFIQKRLKSAERIAKPAAITQFISYTGYYDKESDYDLYCLENDIKKALFFSQTPELTLADFTGTASANMDTNVFAMIDALSKGDKQQGFLLLHNILQSGENTYKILALICSQFELMFCVKEMQTEGLTLSAMVNTLGVHEFRIKKAVQFAQRYSVDHLRKMLKRAYEVDKNIKSGELEQGLALELLVAES